The following are encoded together in the Desulfococcus multivorans genome:
- a CDS encoding DUF4255 domain-containing protein: MSDFRAIAGVSATLRALLRDRMELPAGMAAVPPISIGTPLVPTPQTPEDFQPEAARINLFLFQVKESPYLKNQDLPGRGLSLAYGKPPLSLELHFLLTAYGSQLIGETATDETTAQLLLGSAMRVLHDYPVITSQIQTVREPYGRRILHESLQRADEQVKLCLDPITLEDLTKIWTALTLPYRLSVAYSVSVVRIESQGSRHYPQLVGEGPEAGLGIVAVPLDRPAIESLNVIRLGDPTEHTTPYARVGDTLVIVGRNFGRATEVEINGLRIPVSPESGTRIEVTVPDTAIQGTTIPVEKRLQPGAQPVEVLSRIAHVENFRLRSNRANFMLVPLISAINTTPPRTLRIVGQRLYQIDGNMQTLVGYALFNGDAYDEASPTGIGITLPDVLPLRSTAAFVGAPITQLNDIDSTPEFMISINNNGPHVLTFSSQPTTREEAAIELENRLRGVAAEAMIYKGARVTLLDNRLVIVPGGGAGTVAVQSSGTNNAAAVLGLTIGANRVGYLSGRLAPMPTLTSSTPEIRVEMDSRTFDAGIGPLGGSVKDAAGALQAALQAGPTPAFTGTRVIPVKAQLLILTGGDSPIVFDAGPADDTTVGELHLRRKYAVRVRVNGAESIGGVGSVELPL; the protein is encoded by the coding sequence ATGAGTGATTTTCGTGCGATTGCCGGTGTCAGCGCTACGCTGCGTGCGCTCTTGCGTGACCGGATGGAACTGCCCGCGGGCATGGCCGCGGTACCGCCGATTTCAATTGGTACGCCCCTTGTGCCGACGCCCCAGACGCCCGAAGATTTTCAGCCGGAGGCGGCACGCATCAATCTCTTCCTGTTTCAGGTCAAGGAGAGCCCATATCTGAAAAATCAGGATTTGCCCGGACGCGGACTCAGCCTGGCATACGGCAAGCCTCCATTGAGCCTCGAATTGCATTTTCTGCTGACTGCTTACGGCTCGCAACTCATCGGCGAAACGGCAACCGATGAGACCACCGCGCAGTTGCTGCTGGGCAGTGCCATGCGGGTCCTCCACGATTATCCCGTCATTACCTCACAGATACAGACCGTGCGCGAACCCTATGGCCGGCGGATTCTGCACGAGAGCCTGCAAAGAGCGGACGAGCAGGTCAAACTATGCCTGGATCCCATCACCCTTGAAGACCTCACAAAAATCTGGACGGCCTTGACGCTTCCCTATCGCCTGTCCGTGGCATATTCGGTCTCGGTGGTCCGGATAGAAAGCCAGGGAAGCCGCCACTATCCGCAGTTGGTGGGGGAAGGGCCGGAAGCGGGGCTTGGCATTGTCGCCGTTCCGCTTGACCGACCGGCGATCGAGTCGCTGAACGTGATTCGCCTGGGTGATCCCACCGAACATACGACACCCTATGCTCGGGTCGGGGACACCCTGGTGATTGTCGGGCGGAATTTCGGGCGGGCAACCGAAGTCGAAATCAACGGCCTGCGCATTCCCGTGAGTCCGGAATCCGGTACCCGCATCGAGGTAACCGTCCCGGATACGGCAATCCAAGGCACAACCATTCCTGTTGAAAAAAGACTGCAGCCCGGCGCGCAGCCTGTAGAGGTCTTGAGCCGGATCGCGCATGTCGAGAATTTCAGACTGCGCTCGAATCGCGCCAATTTCATGCTCGTGCCGCTCATCAGCGCCATCAACACGACGCCCCCGCGCACATTGAGGATCGTCGGGCAGCGCCTCTATCAAATCGACGGCAATATGCAGACACTTGTCGGGTATGCGCTGTTCAACGGCGATGCCTACGACGAGGCATCGCCGACCGGGATCGGCATCACGCTGCCCGACGTACTGCCGCTGCGCAGTACGGCCGCATTCGTCGGCGCCCCGATCACCCAACTGAACGATATCGATTCGACGCCGGAATTCATGATTTCCATCAACAACAACGGTCCACACGTGCTGACCTTCAGTTCTCAGCCGACAACACGCGAAGAAGCCGCAATCGAGTTGGAGAATCGTCTGAGAGGTGTCGCCGCTGAAGCGATGATTTACAAAGGTGCGCGCGTCACGTTGCTCGATAATCGTCTGGTGATCGTTCCCGGGGGTGGGGCAGGGACCGTGGCCGTTCAGAGCAGCGGCACCAACAACGCCGCAGCTGTTCTCGGGTTGACGATAGGCGCCAACCGCGTCGGCTATCTGAGCGGCAGGCTCGCACCGATGCCGACGCTGACCAGCAGCACACCGGAGATTCGCGTGGAAATGGATAGCCGGACCTTCGATGCGGGTATCGGCCCGTTGGGTGGAAGCGTCAAGGATGCGGCAGGGGCCCTCCAAGCCGCTTTGCAGGCCGGTCCGACCCCGGCCTTCACGGGGACACGGGTGATTCCCGTGAAGGCGCAGCTGCTGATACTGACGGGCGGCGACAGTCCGATTGTCTTCGATGCCGGCCCCGCCGACGACACGACTGTGGGCGAATTGCATCTGCGGCGCAAATATGCGGTGCGGGTGCGCGTCAACGGCGCCGAGAGCATCGGCGGGGTCGGTAGTGTGGAGTTGCCGCTATGA
- a CDS encoding base plate protein, bacteriophage T4 yields MRGYPDIAALDVRLPNGLWLDEQCLQTAGLRPPTGYDEAHLLALKGCVSPARWTSEVLARCVTHIGTLHPVSLEDVQSLTVGDREALLLHLRRLSFGETLSCMSDCSACGEKLSIDLQISQLLLPQTKNPAYWYRAGLPGSKVQATFRLPTGADQEAIAELAAQDPSAAAGMLMKACLHSLTDGDVQLEILPEDAVGDLAKLIAERDPQAELILNSACPECGHQFDVLLDVGTFFAEEINHRLPYLYREVHLMAWHYHWSESEILSMTRSHRRIYLDLLDETLREATP; encoded by the coding sequence ATGAGAGGCTATCCAGACATCGCCGCCTTGGACGTACGCCTGCCCAATGGTCTGTGGCTGGATGAGCAGTGCCTTCAAACCGCTGGATTGCGACCACCCACCGGGTATGACGAAGCGCACCTGCTGGCCTTGAAAGGGTGCGTATCCCCCGCCCGCTGGACAAGTGAAGTGCTGGCACGCTGTGTCACGCACATCGGAACGTTGCATCCCGTCAGCCTGGAGGATGTGCAATCACTGACTGTCGGAGATCGCGAAGCCCTGCTCCTGCATTTGCGCCGCCTTTCGTTCGGGGAGACGCTCTCCTGCATGTCAGACTGCTCGGCATGCGGCGAAAAACTGAGTATTGATTTACAGATCAGTCAACTGTTGTTGCCGCAGACGAAAAATCCGGCTTACTGGTATCGGGCAGGCTTGCCGGGAAGCAAGGTACAGGCAACATTCCGCCTGCCCACCGGCGCAGACCAGGAAGCGATTGCCGAGCTTGCGGCGCAGGATCCTTCAGCGGCGGCCGGGATGTTGATGAAGGCATGTCTTCACAGCCTGACCGATGGGGACGTGCAGCTCGAGATCTTGCCTGAGGATGCGGTCGGTGATCTGGCAAAACTCATTGCCGAGCGCGACCCCCAGGCCGAGCTCATCCTCAACAGTGCCTGCCCGGAATGCGGCCATCAATTTGATGTTTTGCTGGATGTCGGGACTTTCTTCGCGGAAGAGATCAATCATCGTCTGCCGTACCTCTATCGCGAGGTGCACCTGATGGCATGGCATTATCATTGGAGCGAGTCTGAAATCCTGAGCATGACCCGTTCCCATCGCCGGATATATCTTGATCTGTTGGATGAAACCCTGCGGGAGGCAACACCATGA
- a CDS encoding phage tail protein, translating into MAQFSVNSDRFDPYKNFKFLVKWDGRTVAGVSKVGALKRTTEVVEHREGGDVSTTRKSPGQTKYEAITLERGVTHDPDFQNWANQVWNYGASPPSSGSGGGEMSLKNFRKDITIELYNEAGQLAIAYNVFRCWVSEYQALPELDASANAVAIQTIKLENEGWSIDEGVSEPSEK; encoded by the coding sequence ATGGCACAGTTTTCAGTCAACTCGGATCGCTTTGATCCCTATAAGAATTTCAAGTTTCTCGTCAAGTGGGATGGTCGCACGGTTGCGGGCGTCAGCAAGGTGGGCGCACTCAAGCGCACAACCGAAGTCGTTGAACATCGCGAGGGCGGCGATGTCAGCACCACGCGCAAATCACCCGGACAGACCAAATACGAGGCGATTACCCTCGAACGGGGTGTAACCCACGATCCCGATTTTCAGAATTGGGCCAACCAGGTCTGGAATTACGGTGCATCTCCGCCGTCCAGCGGCAGCGGCGGCGGTGAGATGTCCCTGAAAAACTTTCGCAAAGACATCACCATCGAGCTTTACAACGAAGCGGGACAACTGGCGATCGCCTACAACGTGTTCCGTTGCTGGGTATCGGAATACCAGGCGCTGCCGGAACTTGATGCAAGCGCCAACGCCGTGGCCATCCAGACCATCAAACTGGAAAACGAAGGTTGGAGCATAGATGAAGGCGTCAGTGAACCGTCTGAAAAATAA
- a CDS encoding phage tail sheath family protein gives MATNPTYPGVYIEEVPSGSRTITGVATSITAFIGRAQRGPVDSPVLISSFGEFTRLFGDLWVKSALGYSVQQFFMNGGAQAVIVRVDNGGVSSRIELEDDGGTVVLELEAASPGEWGNNLRAIVDHDTRDGTQDQFNLIIQEFDPTTGDSSATPPVPPTTVQEETFLNVSIDEENPRYIGKILETSLLVRLLTDPPPARPAETGTPADENAKQAEGIGTDGNDITADEIAGANLEADRRGIYALEDADIFNMMVIPPLTRTNGDVDFDTIYTPALNYCEKRRAMLIMDPPTSWTRPDLAVGAARGGDYPKHKNAVLYWPRVRLADPLRENRIEEFAPSGMMAGIMARTDAQRGVWKAPAGTEATLAGVRELSYRMTDAENGQLNPLGINALRTFPVIGRVAWGARTTRGADQLASEWKYISVRRLALYIEESLYRGTQWAIFEPNDAPLWAQLRKAAGGFMQTLFRQGAFQGSTPAEAYLVKCDSETTTQADIDRGIVNVIVGFAPLKPAEFVIIKIQQLAREDS, from the coding sequence ATGGCAACAAATCCAACCTATCCCGGCGTCTACATAGAAGAAGTGCCGAGTGGTTCGCGCACGATAACAGGCGTCGCCACCTCGATTACGGCGTTCATTGGTCGGGCGCAACGCGGTCCGGTCGACAGCCCCGTACTCATCAGCAGTTTTGGTGAGTTTACGCGTCTGTTCGGCGATCTATGGGTCAAGAGTGCCCTGGGGTACAGCGTGCAGCAATTTTTTATGAACGGCGGCGCACAGGCCGTCATCGTGCGTGTCGACAACGGCGGCGTTTCCAGCAGGATTGAACTTGAAGACGACGGGGGGACGGTTGTGCTTGAGCTCGAAGCCGCCAGCCCCGGCGAATGGGGCAATAACCTGCGTGCAATCGTCGATCATGACACCCGTGACGGCACCCAGGATCAATTCAACCTCATCATTCAGGAATTTGATCCCACAACAGGCGACAGTTCGGCAACGCCGCCCGTCCCGCCCACGACCGTTCAGGAAGAAACCTTTCTCAACGTATCGATTGACGAAGAAAATCCACGTTACATCGGCAAGATTCTTGAGACATCTCTCCTCGTCAGGCTGTTGACGGATCCGCCGCCGGCGCGTCCCGCAGAGACGGGTACGCCCGCCGATGAGAATGCCAAACAGGCTGAAGGCATCGGCACGGACGGCAATGACATCACGGCCGACGAAATTGCCGGAGCGAACCTGGAAGCCGATCGCAGAGGCATTTATGCGCTGGAAGATGCGGATATTTTCAACATGATGGTCATTCCGCCCCTGACGCGCACCAATGGGGATGTCGACTTCGATACCATATATACGCCGGCGCTCAACTATTGCGAGAAGCGGCGTGCCATGCTGATTATGGATCCGCCGACATCGTGGACGCGTCCCGACCTGGCGGTCGGTGCGGCTCGGGGAGGAGATTATCCCAAGCATAAAAACGCGGTGTTGTATTGGCCTCGCGTGCGGCTGGCCGATCCCCTGCGCGAAAATCGCATCGAGGAGTTTGCACCCAGCGGCATGATGGCCGGCATTATGGCTCGCACGGATGCACAACGCGGTGTCTGGAAGGCACCTGCGGGAACCGAAGCAACCCTTGCGGGTGTGCGGGAGCTGTCGTATCGCATGACCGATGCCGAAAACGGGCAGTTGAATCCACTGGGAATCAATGCATTGCGCACATTTCCCGTCATCGGTCGAGTGGCATGGGGGGCACGCACCACACGCGGTGCCGACCAGTTGGCCAGCGAGTGGAAATACATCTCTGTGAGACGACTGGCTCTATATATTGAAGAGAGCCTCTATCGCGGCACCCAATGGGCCATATTCGAACCCAATGATGCGCCGCTATGGGCGCAGTTGCGCAAGGCGGCAGGCGGTTTCATGCAAACCCTCTTCCGTCAGGGCGCCTTTCAGGGGTCGACCCCTGCCGAAGCATATCTGGTGAAATGCGACAGCGAGACCACCACCCAGGCGGACATTGACCGGGGCATCGTCAATGTGATTGTGGGTTTTGCGCCGCTCAAACCGGCTGAATTCGTCATTATCAAGATTCAACAACTGGCACGCGAAGATTCGTGA
- a CDS encoding uroporphyrinogen decarboxylase family protein, translated as MMHRQTADHIARVMKAVRRCPGTPVARGELTLDPAFARKYLKWRFRDSRTESLSDTDLLIECCKCLELDLICLQSENVAESGACSPVALDDIRHIAGAGLFVFWVVNGAFQTAMTQGDMMAFLMKTAAAPNAIAAALERISGKVTDVMAKGVAAGAHGIILADDIAYRQSTYVSPSFVERHLLPLWRRQVAFAKDLGVPVFFHSDGNLKAILPFIAAAGFDGLQCVESSAGMDLGDIKKGYGGHLCLMGSIDPGLLCEAEGVDDSDSRYACLRRSVADAMAAAGDGGVILGTCSGLHAGMSPRLVDTLYRLAAEMDPMCRKRFAAAGPASRTEIEK; from the coding sequence ATGATGCACCGACAGACGGCAGACCATATCGCACGTGTCATGAAGGCCGTCCGCCGTTGTCCCGGAACCCCTGTTGCCAGGGGCGAATTGACGCTGGACCCGGCGTTTGCACGAAAATACCTGAAATGGCGGTTCCGCGATAGTCGGACGGAATCCCTTTCGGACACGGACCTTCTCATTGAGTGCTGCAAATGTCTTGAACTCGATCTCATCTGTCTCCAATCGGAAAATGTGGCTGAGAGCGGTGCGTGTTCACCGGTGGCCCTTGACGACATCCGGCATATTGCAGGCGCCGGCCTGTTTGTCTTCTGGGTCGTCAACGGCGCTTTTCAGACGGCGATGACCCAAGGGGATATGATGGCATTTCTGATGAAGACGGCCGCCGCCCCCAATGCGATCGCCGCGGCGCTCGAAAGGATATCCGGCAAGGTGACCGACGTCATGGCCAAAGGCGTGGCTGCAGGCGCCCACGGGATCATTTTGGCCGATGATATCGCCTACCGGCAGAGCACTTATGTATCGCCGTCGTTTGTCGAACGTCATCTTCTGCCCCTCTGGCGAAGACAGGTCGCCTTTGCCAAGGATCTGGGGGTGCCGGTATTCTTCCATTCCGACGGCAATCTCAAGGCGATCCTGCCGTTTATCGCGGCGGCCGGATTTGACGGCCTGCAGTGCGTGGAATCCTCGGCCGGTATGGATCTTGGAGACATCAAAAAGGGTTACGGCGGGCACCTCTGCCTGATGGGCAGCATCGATCCCGGGCTGCTTTGCGAAGCGGAGGGTGTCGATGATTCCGACAGCCGTTATGCGTGTCTGCGTCGCTCGGTGGCCGATGCAATGGCCGCAGCAGGCGACGGCGGCGTTATCCTCGGAACCTGCAGCGGACTTCATGCCGGAATGTCGCCTCGTCTCGTCGATACCCTGTATCGCCTGGCCGCTGAGATGGATCCGATGTGCCGGAAGCGCTTCGCGGCGGCAGGGCCGGCATCACGTACAGAAATCGAGAAATGA
- the ftsH gene encoding ATP-dependent zinc metalloprotease FtsH: MKKDFSSLEKTAWNRNYLWRLMIWIGVVFLFIMWIRPGAPEVSYTLFKDELKAGNVETLRITGEHMRGSFKEPVAVGEGENAPKITTFQTIVPTFENPVLLRLIDDKVPTVRVDSTESSWLGILLIQLLPWILIIGAFVYFSRRFQNGLPGQGGIFGFGKSKARRYQRSESDTTFDDVAGMENTKAELQEIVAFLKAPEKFSRLGGKLPKGILLAGPPGTGKTLMARATAGEADVPFYAISGSEFIEMFVGVGASRVRDMFAKAKKEAPAIIFIDEIDSIGRARGTGLGGGHDEREQTLNQILAEMDGFSPHEAVVVMAATNRPDILDPALIRPGRFDRRVTIELPDRRTREKIIEVHARKTPCAESVDFAELAALTIGFSGADLENLVNEAAIIAARQDKQRVDKDDFDVALDKIRLGPAREDLLNEYDRKLVAYHEAGHTLVARHLEKADPVKKVTIIPHGQALGLTEQIPEEDRRNVSRSYLLDQVTVLMAGRAAEKIALDDISSGAADDIKKATALVRRMVCRWGMNDALGPVHYGDRNGHPFLGKELSDMKSYSEATGKRIDEEIRKILIELAKTAEALLVRHRDKLDELARELMIHETLESEDLDRILGSKDA; the protein is encoded by the coding sequence ATGAAAAAAGATTTTTCATCGCTCGAAAAAACGGCCTGGAATCGAAACTATTTGTGGCGGCTGATGATTTGGATCGGCGTCGTTTTTCTGTTCATCATGTGGATCCGGCCTGGTGCGCCGGAAGTCTCCTACACCCTGTTCAAGGATGAACTCAAGGCCGGCAATGTGGAAACTCTCCGCATCACCGGAGAGCACATGCGCGGCAGCTTCAAAGAGCCCGTCGCCGTGGGGGAAGGGGAGAACGCCCCGAAGATAACGACGTTTCAGACCATCGTTCCCACTTTCGAGAATCCGGTTCTCCTCCGGCTCATCGACGATAAGGTGCCGACCGTTCGGGTGGATTCAACGGAGAGTTCCTGGCTGGGAATCCTGCTCATCCAGCTGTTGCCGTGGATCTTGATTATCGGCGCTTTTGTCTACTTCAGCAGGAGATTCCAGAACGGACTTCCGGGCCAGGGCGGTATATTCGGGTTCGGCAAGTCCAAAGCCAGGCGGTACCAGCGATCCGAGAGCGACACCACCTTCGATGACGTGGCCGGCATGGAGAACACCAAAGCCGAGTTGCAGGAGATCGTGGCATTCCTGAAGGCACCTGAAAAATTCAGCCGGCTTGGCGGCAAGCTTCCCAAGGGGATCCTGTTGGCCGGACCTCCCGGCACCGGTAAGACGCTCATGGCGCGTGCCACGGCCGGTGAGGCGGATGTGCCCTTCTACGCCATCAGCGGCTCCGAATTTATAGAGATGTTTGTTGGCGTGGGGGCATCACGGGTGAGGGATATGTTCGCCAAAGCCAAGAAGGAGGCGCCGGCCATCATTTTTATCGACGAGATCGACTCCATTGGACGGGCTCGCGGAACGGGACTGGGCGGCGGTCATGATGAGCGGGAACAGACCCTCAACCAGATCCTGGCGGAGATGGACGGGTTTTCCCCCCACGAAGCGGTGGTGGTGATGGCCGCCACCAACCGTCCGGACATTCTGGATCCGGCCCTGATACGCCCGGGTCGGTTCGACAGGCGGGTCACCATCGAGCTGCCCGACCGGAGGACGCGGGAGAAAATCATCGAGGTTCACGCTCGCAAAACCCCCTGCGCCGAAAGTGTCGACTTCGCCGAACTCGCCGCTCTGACCATCGGATTTTCAGGCGCGGATCTGGAGAACCTCGTGAACGAGGCCGCGATTATCGCCGCACGTCAGGACAAGCAGCGCGTGGACAAGGACGATTTCGACGTTGCTCTGGACAAGATCAGACTGGGGCCCGCACGCGAGGACCTGCTCAATGAATACGACCGAAAGCTCGTGGCCTACCACGAAGCCGGCCACACCCTTGTGGCCAGGCATCTGGAGAAGGCCGACCCCGTCAAAAAGGTCACCATCATTCCCCACGGCCAGGCCCTTGGCCTCACGGAGCAGATTCCGGAAGAGGATCGACGGAACGTGAGCAGAAGCTACCTCCTGGATCAGGTGACGGTTCTGATGGCCGGACGCGCCGCAGAAAAGATCGCCCTGGATGACATTTCATCCGGTGCCGCCGACGACATCAAGAAGGCCACGGCGCTGGTCCGCCGAATGGTCTGTCGCTGGGGGATGAACGATGCCCTGGGACCGGTACATTACGGAGATCGGAACGGACATCCGTTCCTTGGAAAGGAGCTTTCGGACATGAAGAGCTACAGCGAAGCCACCGGCAAACGCATCGACGAAGAGATCCGGAAGATCCTCATCGAATTGGCGAAAACGGCCGAGGCGCTGCTGGTCCGACATCGGGACAAGCTTGACGAACTGGCCCGGGAGCTGATGATCCATGAAACCCTGGAAAGCGAAGATCTCGATAGAATACTTGGAAGTAAAGACGCCTGA
- a CDS encoding copper-translocating P-type ATPase, giving the protein MAKQQQTDKKSHRDPSNNTSDDREHQAAHDGHDNHKNGNHHAHMVADFRKRFWISLGVTLPILALSPMIQTFLGFKRTLGFPGDVYVLWALSSFVFLYGGWPFLKGLFDELMERQPGMMTLIAVAVATAYGYSSVVVFGLKGKVFFWELATLIDIMLLGHWIEMKSVMGASRALEELAKLMPSDAHKVLEDGGTQDVPIVELKAGDRVLVKPGEKVPVDGEVVDGESSVNEAMLTGESKPVDKRPGSAVIGGAVNGDGAITVEVTKTGKDAFLSQMVDLVEAAQQSKSRSQDLANRAALWLTIIALSAGALTLILWLMVMNREVAFALERAVTVMVITCPHALGLAIPLVVAVSTALSAKNGLLIRDRAAFEKGRNIQAIIFDKTGTLTKGEFGVTDTVVFSDDMSAEKMLEYAAAVEAHSEHPIARAIAGAVEKALPMEAFKAIPGKGAQGKVDGRDVKVVSPGYLKENEIPMKDDRIDVFNSKGKTVVFILVDGELKGAIALADIIREESRAAVSKLKEMGIKCMMLTGDNGLVAKWVAEEIGLDDYFAEVLPKDKAEKVKAVQNSGLVVAMTGDGVNDAPALAQADVGIAIGAGTDVAVQTADIVLVRSNPMDAVAILDLSRATYRKMIQNLVWATGYNAFAIPLAAGALYTYGVLLSPAVGAVLMSMSTVIVAVNARFLKIDR; this is encoded by the coding sequence ATGGCCAAACAACAGCAAACCGACAAAAAGTCCCACCGCGATCCATCCAACAACACATCCGATGACCGCGAACACCAGGCCGCCCACGATGGCCACGACAATCACAAAAACGGCAATCACCATGCCCACATGGTGGCGGATTTCCGAAAACGTTTCTGGATCTCCCTGGGGGTGACCCTCCCCATCCTGGCCCTGTCGCCCATGATCCAGACATTTCTGGGCTTCAAGCGAACGCTCGGGTTCCCGGGAGACGTATACGTGTTGTGGGCGCTCTCATCATTTGTGTTTCTTTACGGCGGTTGGCCGTTTCTCAAAGGTCTTTTCGATGAACTCATGGAGCGGCAGCCCGGTATGATGACCCTGATCGCTGTCGCGGTCGCCACGGCCTATGGATACAGCAGCGTGGTTGTCTTCGGTCTGAAAGGCAAGGTCTTTTTCTGGGAGTTGGCCACGCTGATCGACATCATGCTGCTGGGCCACTGGATCGAGATGAAATCGGTCATGGGGGCCTCTCGCGCTCTGGAGGAGCTCGCCAAGCTCATGCCTTCGGACGCCCACAAGGTTCTTGAAGACGGCGGCACCCAGGATGTGCCGATAGTGGAACTGAAAGCCGGGGACAGGGTGCTGGTGAAGCCTGGGGAAAAAGTGCCGGTGGACGGTGAAGTGGTGGACGGCGAAAGCTCGGTCAACGAAGCCATGCTGACGGGAGAATCGAAACCCGTGGATAAACGACCCGGTTCGGCGGTGATCGGGGGCGCCGTGAACGGCGACGGCGCGATCACCGTCGAGGTCACGAAAACCGGCAAGGACGCCTTCCTCTCCCAAATGGTCGACCTGGTGGAAGCGGCGCAACAGAGCAAGTCCAGAAGCCAGGACCTGGCCAATCGGGCGGCGCTGTGGCTCACGATTATCGCGCTCAGCGCCGGCGCCCTCACCTTGATCTTATGGCTGATGGTTATGAACCGTGAAGTTGCCTTCGCCCTGGAGAGGGCGGTAACCGTCATGGTGATCACCTGCCCCCACGCCCTGGGGCTTGCAATACCGCTGGTGGTCGCCGTCTCCACGGCGCTCTCCGCAAAAAACGGCCTTCTCATCCGGGATCGGGCGGCATTCGAAAAGGGCCGAAATATCCAGGCGATCATCTTCGATAAGACCGGCACGCTGACCAAGGGCGAATTCGGGGTCACCGATACGGTCGTCTTCTCCGACGACATGTCGGCGGAAAAGATGCTCGAATACGCCGCTGCGGTGGAGGCGCATTCCGAACACCCCATCGCCAGGGCCATCGCCGGGGCGGTGGAAAAAGCCTTACCCATGGAGGCGTTCAAGGCCATTCCGGGGAAAGGGGCCCAAGGGAAGGTGGACGGCAGGGACGTCAAGGTCGTAAGCCCCGGCTATCTCAAGGAAAACGAGATTCCAATGAAAGACGACAGAATCGATGTCTTCAATTCAAAAGGGAAAACCGTCGTTTTCATCCTGGTCGACGGAGAACTGAAGGGTGCGATCGCCCTCGCGGATATCATCAGGGAAGAATCCAGGGCGGCCGTCTCCAAGCTCAAGGAGATGGGCATCAAGTGCATGATGCTCACTGGAGACAATGGGTTGGTTGCCAAATGGGTGGCCGAGGAGATCGGGCTGGACGACTATTTTGCGGAGGTCCTTCCCAAGGACAAGGCCGAAAAGGTCAAGGCGGTGCAGAACAGCGGCCTGGTGGTCGCCATGACGGGAGACGGCGTCAACGACGCGCCCGCCCTGGCACAGGCGGATGTCGGCATCGCCATCGGCGCCGGGACGGACGTGGCGGTCCAGACGGCCGATATCGTCCTTGTGCGAAGCAATCCCATGGATGCAGTGGCCATCCTGGATCTCTCGCGGGCCACCTACCGGAAAATGATCCAGAACCTTGTATGGGCCACGGGATACAATGCCTTCGCCATTCCCCTCGCAGCCGGAGCGCTCTACACCTACGGCGTTCTATTGTCTCCCGCCGTGGGCGCGGTGCTCATGTCGATGAGCACCGTGATTGTCGCCGTCAACGCGAGATTCCTGAAGATTGACAGATAG